In the genome of Mucisphaera calidilacus, one region contains:
- a CDS encoding TolC family protein produces the protein MTIKPGVFTLRHLLASALSAAVILSGCTSPLDQDDEIALRETILNAHRARMESVITAPVVQVDREESDVTAQMTEERLEELDDTSGIDAYANDPLEVGPDLTGELNGPRVRMTLQQAVESAVRNNIDLRVAKLGPGISRTQRVQAEAVFDAVLFADLNYTRTATPGPLGPGNGVGRDVFGDVTNGQVGIRKPMLSGGTIQVATSASYTEDSFSGVQSFFDHDISLAVTQPLLRGFGRDISTTQIELARNAESVASETLKQNLIALASSVEQAYWNVYVAENQLLIQTRLLNRTVAERDRLLKRQQFDVSPVRITQANSFVELRRADLIRARQIVRQTSDALKRLINDPELPLAGEALVLSTEIPPEDPIRYSLLDAVAVAMRNRPELVIALYDIKDASLRQRLADNLRLPLLDLTAGASLNGVDNDDLGSAIGDTFSSDFFIDWNVGATFEQPIGNRSAESLMEQRRLERRVAAIAYERQAQDVIIDVKNAMRNVINAYELIGSTRAARRATADNLRAIEEQEEAGVALTPEFLLDQKLTTQERLANTEIQEIQARADYAVAITQLFESTGTLLLRNNIEIATE, from the coding sequence ATGACCATCAAGCCCGGCGTCTTTACCCTTCGGCACCTGCTGGCCTCGGCGCTCTCTGCCGCCGTCATCCTCAGCGGATGCACCAGCCCACTCGATCAGGACGACGAAATCGCCCTGCGCGAAACCATCCTCAATGCCCACCGGGCACGCATGGAATCCGTCATCACCGCGCCCGTCGTGCAGGTCGACCGCGAAGAATCCGACGTCACTGCACAGATGACCGAGGAACGACTCGAAGAACTCGACGACACCAGCGGCATCGACGCCTACGCCAACGACCCCCTCGAAGTCGGACCCGACCTCACCGGAGAACTCAACGGGCCTCGCGTCCGCATGACCCTCCAGCAGGCCGTCGAATCCGCCGTCCGAAACAACATCGACCTCCGCGTCGCCAAACTCGGTCCGGGCATCTCACGAACCCAACGCGTCCAGGCCGAGGCCGTCTTCGACGCCGTCCTCTTCGCCGACCTCAACTACACACGCACCGCCACACCCGGACCCCTCGGACCGGGCAACGGCGTCGGACGAGACGTCTTCGGCGACGTCACCAACGGACAGGTCGGCATCCGCAAGCCCATGCTCTCCGGCGGAACCATCCAGGTCGCCACCTCCGCCAGCTACACCGAAGACAGCTTCTCAGGCGTCCAGTCCTTCTTCGACCACGACATCTCCCTCGCCGTCACGCAACCCCTGCTCCGCGGCTTCGGACGCGACATCAGCACCACCCAGATCGAACTCGCACGCAACGCAGAAAGCGTCGCCAGCGAAACCCTCAAGCAGAACCTCATCGCCCTCGCCTCCTCCGTCGAACAGGCCTACTGGAACGTCTACGTCGCCGAGAACCAGCTCCTCATCCAGACGCGACTCCTCAACCGCACCGTCGCCGAACGCGACCGCCTCCTCAAACGACAGCAGTTCGACGTCAGCCCCGTTCGCATCACACAGGCCAACAGCTTCGTCGAACTCCGACGCGCCGACCTCATCCGCGCACGCCAGATCGTCCGACAGACCTCCGACGCACTCAAGCGACTCATCAACGACCCCGAACTGCCACTCGCAGGCGAAGCACTCGTCCTCTCCACCGAAATACCCCCCGAGGACCCCATCCGCTACAGCCTCCTCGACGCCGTCGCCGTGGCCATGCGCAACCGACCCGAACTCGTCATCGCCCTCTACGACATCAAGGACGCCTCGCTCCGACAGCGGCTCGCCGACAACCTCCGACTCCCGCTCCTCGACCTCACCGCCGGCGCTTCGCTCAACGGCGTCGACAACGACGACCTCGGCTCCGCCATCGGCGACACCTTCTCCAGCGACTTCTTCATCGACTGGAACGTCGGCGCCACCTTCGAACAACCCATCGGCAACCGATCCGCCGAATCGCTCATGGAACAGCGACGACTCGAACGACGCGTCGCCGCCATCGCCTACGAACGACAGGCTCAGGACGTCATCATCGACGTCAAGAACGCCATGCGCAACGTCATCAACGCCTACGAACTCATCGGCTCCACACGCGCCGCACGACGCGCCACCGCCGACAACCTCCGCGCGATCGAAGAACAGGAAGAGGCAGGCGTCGCGCTCACGCCCGAATTCCTCCTCGACCAGAAACTCACCACGCAGGAACGACTCGCCAACACCGAGATCCAGGAAATCCAGGCAAGGGCCGACTACGCCGTTGCCATCACGCAACTCTTCGAGTCCACCGGAACCCTCCTCCTGCGAAACAACATCGAGATCGCGACCGAGTAG
- the nagZ gene encoding beta-N-acetylhexosaminidase, whose product MASDLQRLAARTLCVGFPGTEPSTGVLELIDRGVGGVVFFARNVDTQPNDVAALTTLLKQRAGDRPLILGVDQEGGRVQRLRQGFSELPPMRALGSVNDPVLARKAGEVLGSECRAVGFDLDFAPVLDVDSNPDNPIIATRSIARDAEVVTRLGLELIKGIQDAGVAACGKHFPGHGDTNQDSHLTLPTLKHDMQRLEAVELPPFRAAADADIASIMTAHIIFEAIDTQHPATMSQPVIHGLLRQSMGYDGVVVSDDLEMKAIANNYAVPEAAVHAIAAGVDLLLCCHTNELANESIDAIAQAVEDGRIPRERLEQANRRLDTLCQRFVVGPVDKPDLACLDAAEHRDVVSEIRKRAEAAALDAGIDPTEIMESIVKPT is encoded by the coding sequence ATGGCGTCCGACCTCCAGCGACTCGCCGCACGCACCCTCTGCGTCGGCTTCCCCGGAACCGAACCCAGCACCGGCGTCCTCGAACTCATCGACCGAGGCGTCGGAGGCGTCGTCTTCTTCGCCCGCAACGTCGACACCCAGCCCAACGACGTCGCCGCCCTCACCACCCTTCTCAAGCAACGCGCCGGCGACCGACCCCTCATCCTCGGCGTCGACCAGGAAGGCGGACGCGTCCAGCGACTGCGACAGGGCTTCAGCGAACTGCCACCCATGCGCGCCCTCGGCTCCGTCAACGACCCCGTCCTCGCACGCAAGGCCGGCGAGGTCCTCGGCAGCGAGTGCCGCGCCGTCGGATTCGACCTCGACTTCGCGCCCGTCCTCGACGTCGACTCCAACCCCGACAACCCCATCATCGCCACGCGTTCCATCGCACGCGACGCCGAGGTCGTCACACGACTCGGACTCGAACTCATCAAAGGCATCCAGGACGCCGGCGTCGCCGCCTGCGGGAAACACTTCCCCGGACATGGCGACACCAACCAGGACTCCCACCTCACCCTCCCCACACTCAAACACGACATGCAACGCCTCGAAGCCGTCGAGCTGCCACCCTTCCGCGCCGCCGCCGACGCCGACATCGCCTCCATCATGACCGCACACATCATCTTCGAGGCCATCGACACCCAACACCCCGCCACCATGAGCCAGCCCGTCATCCACGGACTGCTCCGGCAGTCCATGGGATACGACGGCGTCGTCGTCTCCGACGACCTCGAGATGAAGGCCATCGCCAACAACTACGCCGTCCCCGAGGCCGCCGTCCACGCCATCGCCGCCGGCGTCGACCTCCTGCTCTGCTGCCACACCAACGAACTCGCCAACGAATCCATCGACGCCATCGCACAAGCCGTCGAGGACGGACGCATCCCACGCGAACGACTCGAACAGGCCAACCGCCGACTCGACACCCTCTGCCAACGATTCGTCGTCGGACCCGTCGACAAGCCCGACCTCGCCTGCCTCGACGCAGCAGAACACCGCGACGTCGTCAGCGAGATCAGGAAACGCGCCGAGGCCGCCGCGCTCGACGCCGGCATCGACCCCACCGAGATCATGGAATCCATCGTCAAACCCACCTGA
- a CDS encoding glycoside hydrolase family protein produces MYSSHGFIRSDIGDVDVLYHDGVFHLFHLVLPNHDIIAHAVSTDGMTWRRVNNAMFVGDPGAWDDDMLWTMHVTRDPADNNAWRMLYTGLQRREGGRVQRIGAARSNDLMTWTRVACETHEPRKLQPGYPLAVPGPWYESRTDEGRQWVSCRDPFLFEHEGQRRLLFSARRKHGPLVRRGCVGQAVEVAPDVFEFGPPLHAPGLYDDVEVPGLYELDGRFFLLGSIREDVKVHYWYANTPDGPFENYADNVLLPKGNYAARCCRDDNGWLVFNFFSMTQADGTRKNFLPPPKRLAVNRRGRLQLKSHEAFTDRVTTTERANDTSRYRTVFDNPRARVEAHEDGVTLACTSGYELFVTQQRHADFRLRCRLQLNGSGKCGLVLRLDENANGYYLSLDLFKGVAQLRAWGNSATALGEEAFNYRQLQAGYFIPTPGEPAELEVIAYGQYLECSLDGHVLLTLVDEHYTQGSVGFYAESASLRVQNVIIQELDEPESELF; encoded by the coding sequence ATGTACAGCAGCCACGGCTTTATCCGTTCAGACATCGGCGACGTCGACGTCCTCTACCACGATGGCGTCTTCCACCTCTTCCACCTCGTCCTGCCCAACCACGACATCATCGCCCACGCCGTCAGCACCGACGGCATGACCTGGCGACGCGTCAACAACGCCATGTTCGTAGGCGACCCCGGCGCCTGGGACGACGACATGCTCTGGACCATGCACGTCACGCGAGACCCCGCCGACAACAACGCCTGGCGCATGCTCTACACCGGACTCCAGCGACGCGAAGGCGGACGCGTCCAACGCATCGGTGCCGCACGATCCAACGACCTCATGACCTGGACACGCGTAGCCTGCGAAACCCACGAACCCCGGAAATTACAGCCCGGATACCCACTCGCCGTCCCCGGACCCTGGTACGAATCACGCACCGACGAGGGACGACAATGGGTCAGCTGCCGAGACCCCTTCCTCTTCGAACACGAAGGCCAGCGAAGACTCCTCTTCTCCGCACGACGCAAACACGGACCCCTCGTCCGCAGAGGATGCGTCGGACAGGCCGTCGAAGTCGCACCCGACGTCTTCGAGTTCGGGCCGCCACTCCACGCACCCGGACTCTACGACGACGTCGAAGTCCCCGGACTCTACGAACTCGACGGTCGATTCTTCCTCCTCGGATCCATCCGCGAAGACGTCAAGGTCCACTACTGGTACGCCAACACTCCCGACGGACCCTTCGAAAACTACGCCGACAACGTCCTGCTCCCCAAAGGCAACTACGCCGCACGATGCTGCCGCGACGACAACGGCTGGCTCGTCTTCAACTTCTTCTCCATGACACAGGCCGACGGCACACGCAAAAACTTCCTCCCCCCACCCAAACGACTCGCCGTCAACCGACGCGGACGACTCCAACTCAAATCGCACGAGGCCTTCACCGACCGCGTCACCACCACCGAACGCGCCAACGACACCTCACGCTACCGAACCGTCTTCGACAACCCCCGCGCACGCGTCGAAGCCCACGAAGACGGCGTCACCCTCGCCTGCACCAGCGGATACGAACTCTTCGTCACACAACAACGACACGCCGACTTCCGACTCCGATGCCGACTCCAACTCAACGGCTCCGGCAAGTGCGGACTCGTCCTCCGACTCGACGAAAACGCCAACGGCTACTACCTCAGCCTCGACCTCTTCAAAGGCGTCGCGCAACTCCGAGCCTGGGGTAACAGCGCCACCGCCCTGGGCGAAGAAGCCTTCAACTACCGACAACTCCAGGCCGGATACTTCATCCCAACCCCAGGCGAACCCGCCGAACTCGAAGTCATCGCCTACGGACAATACCTCGAGTGCTCGCTCGACGGACACGTCCTCCTCACACTCGTCGACGAACACTACACCCAAGGCTCCGTCGGCTTCTACGCCGAAAGCGCCTCCCTACGCGTCCAGAACGTCATCATCCAGGAACTCGACGAACCCGAATCCGAACTCTTCTGA
- a CDS encoding DUF1294 domain-containing protein → MTLPLEAVIYAALLAVMSLITFLTYALDKRAATRQQFRTPEATLHLLELLGGYPGGLLARRYLRHKSAKLSFRIVSWTIILIHAALIIAWVTWRFAPATTA, encoded by the coding sequence TTGACCCTACCCCTCGAAGCCGTCATCTACGCAGCACTCCTCGCCGTGATGTCCCTCATCACCTTCCTCACCTACGCCCTCGACAAACGCGCCGCCACGCGACAGCAGTTCCGAACCCCCGAAGCCACACTCCACCTGCTCGAACTCCTCGGCGGATACCCCGGCGGCCTCCTCGCACGACGCTACCTCCGGCACAAATCCGCCAAGCTCTCCTTCCGCATCGTCTCCTGGACCATCATCCTCATCCACGCAGCCCTCATCATCGCCTGGGTCACATGGCGCTTCGCACCCGCCACAACCGCCTGA
- a CDS encoding glycosyltransferase, which produces MAKQQKYAGSILMISVHGYVAGQPQLGKPDTGGQVVFVLELAKRFRRLGYRVDLLTRRFERQPAVDKITEGLRVLRVPFGGNKFIRKEDMHDHIADFVTNALAYFRENKLTYDVVNSHYWDAGWSGQRIAEEMEIAHVHTPHSLGSWKKKGMVEAGQPVDDTYRFDERIAKEFLVYRNCDHVIPTTDQQEAILAEDYGVPRDHMTMIPPGMDEARFMPAQPALRAAIQKKHGFKQHDVYAVGRVATNKGYDLLIKSLPYLREAVPKARVVIAAGANSERDKRKVNQLKAIAEEAGVSKHVKWKGYVPDDELADHYRSAAVFAMCSRYEPFGMTAIEAMACGTPTVVTVHGGLHEVINYGTHALYADPKQPYMYAAALATPMLYPELGNRLSIEGARFARRQFGWTGIARRTLAIFNRLIGRYESSERLEGSVE; this is translated from the coding sequence GTGGCCAAGCAGCAGAAATATGCCGGTTCGATTCTGATGATTTCGGTGCACGGGTACGTGGCGGGTCAGCCGCAGCTGGGCAAGCCGGACACGGGTGGCCAGGTGGTGTTCGTGCTGGAGTTGGCCAAGCGTTTTCGTCGGCTGGGGTATCGGGTGGATCTGTTGACGCGTCGGTTCGAGCGTCAGCCGGCGGTGGACAAGATCACGGAGGGGTTGCGTGTGCTGCGGGTCCCGTTCGGCGGGAACAAGTTCATCCGCAAGGAGGACATGCACGATCACATCGCGGACTTCGTGACGAACGCGTTGGCCTATTTTCGTGAGAACAAGCTGACGTACGACGTGGTGAACTCGCATTACTGGGACGCGGGGTGGTCGGGTCAGCGGATCGCGGAGGAGATGGAGATTGCGCACGTGCACACGCCTCACTCGCTGGGTTCGTGGAAGAAGAAGGGGATGGTGGAGGCGGGTCAGCCGGTGGACGACACGTATCGGTTTGACGAGCGGATCGCGAAGGAATTCCTGGTGTACCGGAACTGTGACCACGTGATCCCGACGACGGACCAGCAGGAGGCGATTCTGGCGGAGGATTACGGGGTTCCTCGTGATCACATGACGATGATCCCGCCGGGGATGGACGAGGCGCGTTTCATGCCGGCGCAGCCGGCGTTGCGTGCGGCGATCCAGAAGAAGCACGGATTCAAGCAGCATGACGTGTATGCGGTGGGTCGTGTGGCAACGAACAAGGGTTACGACCTTCTGATCAAGTCGCTGCCTTATCTTCGCGAGGCGGTGCCGAAGGCGCGGGTGGTGATTGCGGCGGGGGCGAACTCGGAGCGTGACAAGCGGAAGGTGAACCAGCTCAAGGCGATCGCGGAGGAGGCGGGCGTGAGCAAGCACGTGAAGTGGAAGGGTTATGTGCCGGACGATGAGTTGGCGGATCATTATCGTTCGGCGGCGGTGTTCGCGATGTGCTCGCGTTACGAGCCGTTCGGGATGACGGCGATCGAGGCGATGGCGTGCGGGACGCCTACGGTGGTGACGGTGCACGGGGGTTTGCACGAGGTGATCAATTACGGGACGCACGCTCTGTACGCGGACCCGAAGCAGCCTTACATGTACGCGGCGGCGTTGGCGACGCCGATGCTTTACCCGGAGCTGGGAAACCGGTTGTCGATCGAGGGTGCGCGTTTTGCACGGCGTCAGTTCGGCTGGACGGGTATTGCGCGGCGGACGCTGGCGATCTTCAATCGTCTGATCGGCCGGTACGAGTCGAGCGAGCGGCTGGAGGGATCGGTGGAGTGA
- a CDS encoding 3-isopropylmalate dehydratase large subunit, giving the protein MPRPMTITEKILAAHAGRDEVRPGENVWVDVDVLMTHDVCGPGTIGIFKEEFGADARVWDPTRIPIIPDHYIFTADEKSHRNIQILRDFVREQGIKYYYDPDFLDTAEGSGMPNPYRDPTKTNYKGVCHKALPEEGHCRPGEILLGTDSHTCTAGAFGQFATGVGNTDAAFVMGTGRTWLKVPPTMKFVFHGEIPPYLTAKDLILAVIGQISVSGATYKSMYFTGDGIRSLTLEDRMTLTNMAIEAGGKNGVCDVDEKTLAYVRARSNRPEWTVYEEDEGAEYDYVHEWDLGTLEPLVAKPHSPDNRDTARNCRDVPLERAYIGSCTGGKITDMIMAANLLKGHQVKIPTFVVPGSTEVHQDMKSRGLDGELRKLGEPTIEEVLLDAGCTMGPASCAACLGGPVDTFGRLNEPMACISTTNRNFPGRMGHKEAGVYLASPLTVAASALTGKVTDPREYVDAPILTGSAGVR; this is encoded by the coding sequence ATGCCGCGTCCGATGACGATCACCGAGAAGATTCTGGCTGCTCATGCGGGCCGCGACGAGGTTCGTCCGGGCGAGAACGTGTGGGTGGATGTTGACGTTCTGATGACGCACGACGTGTGCGGGCCGGGGACGATCGGCATTTTCAAGGAGGAGTTCGGTGCGGACGCACGGGTGTGGGACCCGACGCGGATCCCGATCATCCCGGACCACTACATCTTCACGGCGGACGAGAAGTCGCACCGGAACATCCAGATCCTGCGTGATTTCGTGAGGGAACAGGGGATCAAGTATTACTACGACCCCGACTTCCTGGACACGGCGGAGGGTTCGGGCATGCCGAATCCGTACCGCGACCCGACCAAGACGAACTATAAAGGCGTGTGTCACAAGGCGTTGCCGGAGGAGGGCCACTGCCGGCCGGGCGAGATCCTGCTGGGGACGGATTCGCACACGTGCACGGCGGGGGCGTTTGGTCAGTTCGCGACGGGCGTGGGGAACACGGATGCGGCGTTCGTGATGGGGACGGGGCGGACGTGGCTGAAGGTCCCGCCGACGATGAAGTTCGTTTTTCACGGCGAGATCCCGCCCTACCTGACGGCGAAGGACCTGATCCTGGCGGTGATCGGTCAGATCTCGGTTTCGGGTGCGACGTACAAGTCGATGTACTTCACGGGCGACGGGATCCGTTCGCTGACGCTCGAGGACCGGATGACGCTGACGAACATGGCGATTGAGGCGGGCGGCAAGAACGGCGTCTGCGACGTGGACGAGAAGACGCTGGCGTATGTTCGTGCCCGGTCGAATCGTCCGGAATGGACGGTGTACGAGGAGGACGAGGGTGCGGAGTACGACTACGTCCACGAGTGGGACCTGGGGACGCTGGAGCCGCTGGTGGCCAAGCCGCACTCGCCTGACAACAGGGACACGGCGCGAAACTGCAGGGACGTTCCGCTGGAGCGTGCCTACATTGGTTCGTGCACGGGCGGGAAGATCACGGACATGATCATGGCGGCGAACCTGCTCAAGGGTCATCAGGTGAAGATCCCGACGTTTGTGGTCCCGGGTTCGACCGAGGTGCATCAGGACATGAAGAGCCGCGGTCTGGATGGCGAGCTGCGGAAGCTCGGCGAGCCGACGATCGAGGAGGTTCTGCTGGACGCGGGCTGCACGATGGGTCCGGCGTCGTGTGCGGCGTGCCTGGGCGGTCCGGTGGACACGTTCGGGCGGTTGAACGAGCCGATGGCGTGCATCAGCACGACGAACCGCAACTTCCCGGGCCGGATGGGTCACAAGGAGGCGGGCGTCTATCTCGCGAGCCCGCTGACGGTGGCCGCTTCGGCGTTGACGGGCAAGGTGACGGACCCGCGTGAGTACGTGGACGCGCCGATCCTGACGGGCTCGGCGGGGGTGCGTTGA
- a CDS encoding pentapeptide repeat-containing protein, producing MTRITSGGVLASTLILALTTTTHADIYQWTASRGIYQSTTLTPDGAGKTAEPYADLQGLNLYKAYLREADLTQANLSNANLADAYLYNATLTNTDLSDAIITEANFGSTTDFGFTATQLYSTASYKNKNLAGIKLYSNDLTGWNLAGQNLASASFYNATLTNTDLSDAIITEANFGSTTDSGFTAAQLYSTASYKNKNLAGIDLRYNDLTGWNLAGQNLTDADFDDANLTNTDLNNADLTDANLDYANLTNTDLSDAIITEANFGSTTDSGFTAGQLYSTASYKNKNLAGIDLRYNDLTAWNLAGQNLTDAYFGLANLANTDLSDALITGADFYRTTDSGFTAAQLYSTASYKNKNLTGIDLGYNDLTGWNLAGQNLTNTDLNNANLTDAYLYNATLTNTDLSDAIITEANFGSTTDSGFTATQLYSTASYKNKNLTGIKLYSNDLTGWNLAGQNLTDTDLDYANLTNTDLNNANLTDANLDYANLTNTDLSDALITGADFYRTTDSGFTAGQLYSTASYKNKNLAGIDLGYNDLTDWDLSNLNLQSVVFNHANLHNTDFTASDLRRSHYYIDRTSGNRMSQRLAGVRNAIHPDGRVKGLILQSSETLRIWDDNPLDESEPAIPITIEQELTIDPAATLRLVFEDNQWGSIIQFADPDTPVALAGTLLLEFDDGLDLQSLQITTYQLFDWTNADITGAFDTILYNGPGTFDTSSLMATGEVTYFSATLLPADANLDGSVDMNDLSILAANFGLPGVFGFTQGDFNGDNTVDLLDLSILASHFGNTAIPEPAAVTILLTLLPLSRRRSA from the coding sequence ATGACACGCATAACTTCCGGGGGCGTACTCGCCTCCACACTCATCCTCGCCCTCACCACCACCACCCACGCCGACATCTACCAGTGGACGGCTTCTCGCGGAATCTACCAATCCACCACACTGACGCCCGACGGCGCGGGCAAGACCGCGGAACCCTACGCAGACCTGCAAGGACTGAATCTCTACAAGGCATACCTGCGTGAAGCGGACCTGACACAGGCCAACCTCAGCAACGCCAACCTCGCCGACGCATATTTATACAACGCCACCCTCACCAACACCGACCTGTCCGACGCCATCATCACCGAGGCAAATTTCGGCTCAACCACCGATTTCGGATTCACCGCCACCCAGCTCTACAGCACCGCCAGCTACAAGAACAAAAACCTGGCCGGGATCAAATTGTACTCCAACGACCTGACCGGATGGAACCTCGCCGGCCAGAACCTCGCGAGCGCATCCTTCTACAACGCCACCCTCACCAACACCGACCTGTCCGACGCCATCATCACCGAGGCAAATTTCGGCTCAACCACCGATTCCGGTTTCACCGCAGCCCAGCTCTACAGCACCGCCAGCTACAAGAACAAGAACCTCGCCGGGATCGACTTGCGGTACAACGACCTGACCGGATGGAACCTTGCCGGCCAAAACCTCACCGACGCGGATTTCGACGACGCCAACCTCACCAACACCGACCTGAACAACGCCGACCTCACCGACGCGAATCTCGACTACGCCAACCTCACTAACACCGACCTGTCCGACGCCATCATCACCGAGGCAAATTTCGGCTCAACCACCGATTCCGGATTCACCGCAGGCCAGCTCTACAGCACCGCCAGCTACAAGAACAAAAATCTCGCCGGGATCGACTTGCGGTACAACGATCTCACGGCCTGGAACCTCGCCGGCCAGAACCTGACCGACGCCTACTTCGGCCTCGCCAACCTGGCCAACACCGACCTGTCCGACGCCCTCATCACCGGAGCGGACTTCTATAGAACCACCGATTCCGGTTTCACCGCAGCCCAGCTCTACAGCACCGCCAGCTACAAGAACAAGAACCTCACCGGGATCGACTTGGGCTACAACGACTTGACCGGATGGAACCTCGCCGGCCAGAACCTCACCAACACCGACCTGAACAACGCCAACCTCACCGACGCATATTTATACAACGCCACCCTCACCAACACCGACCTGTCCGACGCCATCATCACCGAGGCAAATTTCGGCTCAACCACCGATTCCGGATTCACCGCCACCCAGCTCTACAGCACCGCCAGCTACAAGAACAAGAACCTCACCGGGATCAAATTGTACTCCAACGACCTGACCGGATGGAACCTCGCCGGCCAGAACCTCACCGACACAGATTTGGACTACGCCAACCTCACCAACACCGACCTGAACAACGCCAACCTCACCGACGCGAATCTCGACTACGCCAACCTCACCAACACCGACCTGTCCGACGCCCTCATCACCGGAGCGGACTTCTATAGAACCACCGATTCCGGATTCACCGCAGGCCAGCTCTACAGCACCGCCAGCTACAAGAACAAAAATCTCGCCGGGATCGACTTGGGCTACAACGACCTGACCGACTGGGACCTGAGCAATCTAAACCTGCAGTCAGTCGTATTTAACCATGCAAACCTGCATAACACCGACTTCACGGCTTCGGATCTGCGCAGAAGTCATTACTACATAGACAGGACATCAGGAAACAGGATGAGTCAACGCCTGGCCGGCGTCCGCAACGCCATCCACCCCGATGGCCGCGTCAAAGGCCTGATCCTGCAAAGCAGCGAAACCCTACGCATCTGGGACGACAACCCCCTGGATGAATCCGAACCCGCCATCCCCATCACCATCGAGCAGGAACTCACCATCGACCCCGCCGCCACCCTCCGCCTCGTCTTCGAAGACAACCAGTGGGGCTCCATCATCCAGTTCGCCGACCCCGACACCCCCGTCGCCCTCGCCGGAACCCTCCTCCTCGAATTCGACGATGGCCTCGACCTGCAAAGTCTCCAGATCACCACCTACCAGCTCTTCGACTGGACCAACGCCGACATCACCGGAGCCTTCGACACCATCCTCTACAACGGACCCGGCACCTTCGACACCTCCAGCCTGATGGCCACAGGCGAAGTCACCTATTTCAGCGCAACCCTCCTCCCAGCCGACGCCAACCTCGACGGCAGCGTCGACATGAACGACCTCTCCATCCTTGCCGCCAACTTCGGCCTGCCCGGAGTCTTTGGCTTCACCCAGGGCGACTTCAACGGCGACAACACCGTCGACCTCCTCGACCTCTCCATCCTCGCCAGCCACTTCGGCAACACCGCCATCCCCGAACCCGCCGCGGTCACGATACTCCTGACGCTCCTACCCCTGAGCCGGCGCCGATCCGCCTGA
- a CDS encoding HAD family hydrolase, giving the protein MMSDAGRCGWLLVSDIDDTFLGDAGATLRLIREAGRQGVAIALNSSRPWVSVAETVAGLPEGWRPRATITAMGTQVRIDEKEQVAWAERFGGWSRGPFDALAAERGWVAHEAAMQTAYKASYALPEGADRDAVREQILAAGRALVVISGGGDLDVLPVSAGKGPATVYLAGVLGFGMDRVVVAGDSANDLGMFEVAERAIAVGNARAELTSRADPERTYFARGCCAGGIIEGLMAYGVLSD; this is encoded by the coding sequence ATGATGTCGGACGCCGGGCGTTGCGGGTGGTTATTGGTTTCGGATATTGACGACACCTTTCTGGGTGACGCGGGGGCGACTCTGCGTCTGATCCGAGAGGCGGGTCGTCAGGGGGTGGCGATCGCGTTGAACTCTTCTCGGCCTTGGGTGTCGGTGGCGGAGACGGTGGCGGGGTTGCCTGAGGGTTGGCGGCCGCGGGCGACGATCACGGCGATGGGGACGCAGGTGCGGATTGATGAGAAGGAGCAGGTGGCGTGGGCGGAGCGTTTTGGCGGGTGGTCGCGTGGGCCGTTTGATGCCTTGGCGGCGGAGCGTGGCTGGGTGGCGCACGAGGCGGCGATGCAGACGGCGTACAAGGCGAGTTATGCGCTGCCCGAGGGTGCGGACCGGGATGCGGTGCGGGAGCAGATTCTTGCGGCGGGGCGGGCGTTGGTGGTGATCTCGGGCGGTGGTGATCTGGACGTGCTGCCGGTGTCGGCGGGGAAGGGTCCGGCGACGGTTTACCTGGCGGGGGTGCTGGGGTTCGGGATGGATCGCGTGGTGGTGGCGGGTGACTCGGCGAATGATCTGGGGATGTTCGAGGTGGCGGAGCGGGCGATCGCGGTGGGCAATGCGCGGGCGGAGTTGACGTCGCGTGCGGACCCGGAGCGGACGTACTTTGCGCGTGGGTGTTGTGCGGGGGGCATCATCGAGGGCCTGATGGCCTATGGTGTGTTGAGTGACTAA